Proteins found in one Hippopotamus amphibius kiboko isolate mHipAmp2 chromosome 12, mHipAmp2.hap2, whole genome shotgun sequence genomic segment:
- the KRT8 gene encoding keratin, type II cytoskeletal 8, with product MSLRVTQKSYKVSSSGPRSFSSRSYTSGPGSRISSSAFSRVGSGSSFRGGLGTSMSLAGGYGGAPGLGGITAVTVNQSLLNPLKLEVDPNIQAVRTQEKEQIKTLNNKFASFIDKVRHLEQQNKILETKWNLLQQQKTARSNMDSMFESYINNLRRQLETLAQEKLKLEVELGNMQGLVEDFRTKYEDEIQKRTDMENEFVIIKKDVDEAYMNKVELESRLEGLTDEINFYRQLYEEEIREMQSQISDTSVVLSMDNSRSLDLDGIIAEVKAQYEEIANRSRAEAETMYQIKYDELQTLAGKHGDDLRRTKTEISEMNRNISRLQAEIEGLKGQRASLEAAIADAEQRGELAVKDAQAKLAELEAALRTAKQDMARQLREYQELMNVKLALDVEIATYRKLLEGEESRLESGLQNMSIHTKTTSGYSGGLTSAYGTPGFNYGLSSYQSSLGSGGSPGSFSRTSSKAVVVKKIETRDGKLVSESSDILPK from the exons ATGTCCCTCAGGGTGACTCAGAAGTCCTACAAGGTGTCCAGCTCCGGCCCCCGGTCCTTCAGCAGCCGCTCCTACACGAGCGGGCCGGGCTCTCGCATCAGCTCCTCGGCCTTCTCCCGGGTGGGCAGCGGCAGTAGCTTCCGGGGCGGCCTGGGCACCAGCATGAGTCTGGCTGGAGGTTACGGCGGGGCCCCGGGCTTGGGGGGCATCACAGCTGTCACCGTGAACCAGAGCCTGCTGAACCCCCTCAAGCTGGAGGTGGACCCCAACATCCAGGCCGTGCGCACGCAGGAGAAGGAGCAGATCAAGACCCTCAATAACAAATTTGCCTCCTTCATCGACAAG GTGCGGCACCTGGAGCAGCAGAACAAGATTCTGGAGACCAAATGGAACCTCCTGCAGCAGCAGAAGACAGCCCGGAGCAACATGGACAGCATGTTCGAGAGTTACATCAACAACCTCCGGCGGCAGCTGGAAACTCTGGCCCAGGAGAAGCTGAAGCTGGAGGTGGAGCTTGGCAACATGCAGGGGCTAGTGGAGGACTTCAGGACCAA GTATGAGGATGAGATCCAGAAGCGCACAGACATGGAGAATGAGTTTGTCATCATCAAGAAG gatGTGGATGAAGCTTACATGAACAAGGTAGAGCTGGAGTCCCGCCTGGAGGGCCTGACCGATGAGATCAACTTCTACAGGCAACTGTATGAAGAG GAGATCCGCGAGATGCAGTCGCAGATTTCGGACACCTCCGTGGTCCTGTCCATGGACAACAGCCGCTCTCTGGACCTGGATGGCATCATCGCTGAGGTCAAGGCCCAGTATGAGGAGATTGCCAACCGCAGCCGGGCTGAGGCTGAGACCATGTACCAGATCAAG TACGACGAGCTGCAGACATTGGCTGGGAAGCACGGGGATGACCTCCGTCGCACGAAGACCGAGATTTCTGAGATGAACCGGAACATCAGCCGACTCCAGGCTGAGATCGAGGGCCTCAAAGGCCAG agggcttccctggaggccgCCATCGCCGATGCTGAGCAGCGTGGGGAGCTGGCCGTCAAGGATGCTCAGGCCAAGCTGGCCGAGCTGGAGGCCGCCCTGAGAACCGCCAAGCAGGACATGGCGCGGCAGCTGCGTGAGTACCAGGAGCTGATGAACGTCAAGCTGGCCCTGGATGTGGAGATCGCCACCTACCGCAAGCTGCTGGAGGGCGAGGAGAGCAG GCTGGAGTCTGGGTTGCAGAACATGagtatccacaccaagaccaCCAGCGGGTACTCAG GTGGGCTGACCTCAGCCTATGGGACCCCTGGCTTCAACTACGGCCTGAGCTCCTACCAGTCCAGCTTGGGCTCTGGCGGGAGCCCTGGCTCCTTCAGCCGCACCAGTTCCAAGGCTGTGGTTGTGAAGAAGATTGAGACCCGTGATGGGAAGCTGGTGTCTGAGTCCTCTGACATCCTGCCCAAGTGA